A window from Enterocloster bolteae encodes these proteins:
- a CDS encoding glycoside hydrolase family 28 protein, giving the protein MDLKVIYKNARCAVLEIEDGGTYETSRMYRLYLNGKFIRETGNAVTSIYDLKPDTSYQVEARSGEGLVLKSSFTTDSEFVTLDVRDFGAKGDGIQDDTLFIQAAIMACPEKSRVLIPAGTYRIVSLFLKDDVNIELAEGAVLSAYTDRTRFPVFQGMIQSYDEQGEYNLGTWEGNPLPMFTGIINGVNVKGAVIYGQGTIDGNAGDSEGNWWHEPKVIHTACRPRMIFLERCRQVTVQGITVRNSPSWNIHPYFSDHLRFFDLKVLNPKDSPNTDGLDPESCQDVEIAGVYFSLGDDCIAVKSGKIYMGSTYKRPSKDISIRRCCMRDGHGSVTIGSEMAGGVKNLTVKDCMFLHTDRGLRIKTRRGRGKDAVVDGIVFEHIRMDHVMTPFVINCFYFCDPDGHSEYVRTKEALLVDERTPLIKSLCFKDIEAENCHVAAAYMYGLPEQRIERVEMDHVRVTYAASAREGQPAMMDGCSSHICRMGIYANQIEELILTDVKVEGQDGPAIITENIGRVCGSI; this is encoded by the coding sequence ATGGATTTAAAGGTGATTTATAAAAACGCGCGCTGCGCCGTACTGGAGATAGAGGACGGCGGTACATATGAGACCAGCCGGATGTACCGCCTCTATCTGAACGGGAAGTTTATCCGGGAAACGGGAAATGCTGTCACAAGCATTTATGATCTGAAACCTGATACCAGCTATCAGGTGGAGGCCAGAAGCGGGGAGGGACTTGTGCTTAAGTCCTCCTTTACCACGGACAGCGAATTCGTCACATTGGATGTGCGCGATTTCGGGGCAAAGGGGGACGGGATTCAGGATGACACTCTGTTTATCCAGGCTGCCATTATGGCCTGCCCTGAAAAGAGCCGGGTCCTGATTCCGGCCGGGACCTACCGCATTGTCTCCCTGTTTTTAAAGGATGATGTGAACATTGAGCTGGCTGAGGGGGCGGTGCTGTCCGCGTATACGGACCGGACCCGTTTTCCTGTGTTCCAGGGAATGATCCAGAGCTATGACGAGCAGGGCGAATACAATCTGGGCACATGGGAGGGCAATCCTCTTCCCATGTTTACCGGCATCATAAACGGCGTGAACGTGAAAGGCGCTGTTATCTATGGGCAGGGAACCATAGACGGGAACGCGGGAGACAGTGAGGGAAACTGGTGGCATGAGCCCAAGGTAATACACACGGCCTGCCGCCCCAGGATGATTTTCCTGGAGCGGTGCCGGCAGGTGACGGTTCAGGGAATCACGGTGAGGAACAGCCCCAGCTGGAATATCCATCCCTATTTCTCCGACCACCTAAGGTTCTTTGACCTTAAGGTGCTGAATCCCAAGGATTCGCCAAATACCGACGGACTGGACCCGGAATCCTGTCAGGATGTGGAGATTGCCGGTGTCTATTTCTCACTGGGAGATGACTGTATTGCCGTAAAGTCGGGAAAAATCTATATGGGATCCACCTATAAACGGCCGTCAAAAGACATATCCATCCGCAGATGCTGTATGAGGGACGGCCATGGCTCTGTTACCATCGGAAGTGAGATGGCGGGCGGGGTAAAAAACCTGACCGTTAAGGACTGCATGTTCCTGCACACGGACAGGGGACTGCGCATCAAGACGCGCAGGGGCCGGGGAAAGGATGCCGTGGTGGACGGGATTGTCTTTGAACACATCCGCATGGACCATGTGATGACTCCCTTTGTTATCAACTGTTTCTATTTCTGTGATCCGGACGGCCACAGCGAATATGTGCGTACAAAGGAGGCGCTTCTGGTGGATGAAAGAACACCTTTGATTAAGAGCCTGTGCTTTAAGGATATAGAGGCAGAAAACTGCCATGTGGCGGCTGCCTACATGTATGGTCTTCCGGAACAGCGGATTGAACGGGTGGAGATGGATCATGTCCGTGTCACCTATGCGGCGTCTGCCAGGGAAGGACAGCCCGCCATGATGGATGGCTGCAGCTCCCATATATGCCGCATGGGAATCTACGCCAACCAGATTGAGGAGCTGATTCTTACGGATGTAAAGGTGGAGGGACAGGATGGTCCAGCCATCATCACGGAAAATATCGGCCGTGTCTGCGGAAGCATTTGA
- a CDS encoding carbohydrate ABC transporter permease has protein sequence MTRETKRKVSTAIRYTLLILVGFIMVYPLIWMVGATFKTNSEIFTSAWFLPKNPVFDGYSNAFKSYGGKISLITSLINTYKIVIPKVIFTVVSATIAAYGFGRFDFKGKKIFFALLMSTLFLPQVVLNAPQYIMFNKWKWVNTYLPLIVPSLFAADTYFVFMLIQFLRGVPKELEEAAKIDGCNTLKTLWYVIVPMLKPSLVSCALFQFMWTNNDFQGPLIYIADMQKYTNSVYLRMSMDGDVGFQWNRILAMSLISIVPSLIVFFCAQDSFIDGIAAGGVKG, from the coding sequence ATGACAAGAGAGACAAAACGGAAAGTCAGCACGGCAATCCGCTACACCCTGCTGATTCTGGTGGGATTTATCATGGTATACCCTCTTATCTGGATGGTTGGGGCCACATTTAAGACCAATTCCGAGATATTTACCAGTGCATGGTTCCTGCCTAAAAACCCTGTGTTCGACGGGTACAGCAATGCCTTTAAAAGCTATGGAGGCAAGATATCCCTGATTACCTCCCTGATTAATACATATAAAATTGTGATTCCCAAGGTGATTTTCACCGTGGTGTCCGCCACTATCGCCGCCTATGGGTTCGGGCGGTTTGACTTTAAGGGAAAGAAGATTTTCTTTGCGCTGCTGATGTCCACCCTGTTTCTTCCCCAGGTGGTTCTTAATGCGCCCCAGTACATTATGTTTAACAAGTGGAAATGGGTGAACACATACCTTCCTCTGATCGTACCCTCCCTGTTTGCAGCAGATACCTACTTTGTATTCATGCTGATCCAGTTCCTCAGGGGAGTGCCCAAGGAGCTGGAGGAAGCTGCCAAGATTGACGGCTGCAATACATTAAAAACGCTGTGGTACGTAATTGTCCCCATGCTGAAGCCGTCTCTGGTGTCCTGCGCCCTGTTTCAGTTCATGTGGACCAACAACGATTTTCAGGGCCCGTTGATTTATATTGCTGATATGCAGAAATATACGAACTCCGTATACCTGCGCATGTCCATGGACGGAGATGTTGGCTTCCAGTGGAACCGTATCCTGGCCATGTCCCTGATTTCCATTGTGCCGTCGCTGATTGTGTTCTTCTGTGCACAGGATTCTTTCATTGATGGTATTGCGGCAGGCGGCGTTAAGGGTTAA
- a CDS encoding carbohydrate ABC transporter permease, producing the protein MKKKKGFWALNIGLLYILPWLVGFLLFKVYPFASSLYYSFTNYDLFNGITKTGLLNYEKIFTDEDIIRAFVVTFKYAIFDVPLKLAFALFIAYILNFKLKGVNFFRTAYYIPSILGGSIAIAILWRAVFNTDGLINTVITFFGGPKINWMAGANSALFVIVLLRVWQFGSAMVIFLAALKGVSEDLYEAASIDGAGKWTQFFKITVPLITPVIFYNLITQLCQAFQEFNAPFLVTKGGPNGATTLISMLIYNNAFLRHKMGMASAQAWILFLIVMTLTAVAFISQKKWVYYSDEEGR; encoded by the coding sequence ATGAAAAAAAAGAAAGGATTCTGGGCGTTGAATATCGGCCTGCTTTACATTCTGCCATGGCTGGTTGGATTTCTTCTGTTCAAGGTATATCCATTTGCATCTTCGCTGTACTACAGCTTTACCAACTATGATTTGTTCAACGGAATAACAAAGACCGGACTTCTGAACTACGAGAAGATATTTACGGATGAGGATATCATCAGGGCATTTGTGGTGACATTCAAATACGCAATATTTGACGTGCCCTTAAAGCTGGCGTTTGCCCTCTTTATCGCATATATTCTCAACTTCAAGCTGAAGGGCGTGAACTTTTTCAGGACAGCATATTATATCCCGTCCATCCTGGGCGGTTCCATCGCCATTGCCATTCTCTGGAGGGCTGTGTTCAATACGGACGGACTGATTAACACGGTAATCACGTTCTTTGGAGGACCGAAGATTAACTGGATGGCCGGCGCTAACAGCGCATTGTTTGTGATTGTGCTTTTACGCGTCTGGCAGTTTGGTTCCGCCATGGTCATTTTCCTGGCAGCCTTAAAGGGCGTGTCAGAAGATTTGTATGAGGCTGCCTCCATTGACGGCGCAGGCAAGTGGACCCAGTTTTTTAAGATTACAGTACCCCTTATCACACCGGTTATTTTCTATAACCTGATTACACAGCTCTGCCAGGCATTCCAGGAGTTCAATGCCCCGTTCCTGGTGACAAAGGGCGGGCCAAACGGCGCAACCACCCTGATTTCCATGCTGATTTACAACAATGCGTTCCTGCGCCATAAGATGGGAATGGCCAGCGCGCAAGCCTGGATCCTGTTCCTGATTGTCATGACGCTGACCGCGGTGGCGTTCATCAGCCAGAAAAAATGGGTATATTATTCAGACGAGGAAGGGAGGTAG
- a CDS encoding ABC transporter substrate-binding protein, which translates to MMKKNLKKAVSLALASVMAFSLTACSGGSGTTTAAQADGKEAGSGTGDVTIKFCWWGGDSRHEATEKAVDAFMAKYPDIKVECEYGAWTGWEEKQSLAIQGGNAADVMQINWNWITSYSGNGTNFANLEDYSDVLDLTQFSQDSLDQCKADGKLMAVPVALTGRLFYWNKTTFDEVGCEIPTDEASLLEAGAKFKAYNEDYYPLAMMEYDRAIFLVYYLESVYGKPWVENGELQYTAQEIQAGMDFMTKLEEAHVIPTIATLQGDMADSLDKNAKVIDGKYAGVFEWDSAVSKVQKAIAESTTKPGQELVIGDFLKFGDYDGGFTKISMALAVSANSAHPKEAAMLVNYLLNDDEAIEICGTERGIPCSAEGVKILEEKGIGDKLVMEANAKVLAYSKFPLDPMFEHNDLKANPDGVYYKVFGKLSAGDITSAEAAEDLMKGIDDCYNF; encoded by the coding sequence ATGATGAAGAAAAACCTGAAAAAAGCAGTGTCCCTGGCCCTGGCATCTGTAATGGCATTTTCACTGACAGCCTGCTCAGGCGGGAGCGGGACCACCACGGCAGCGCAGGCAGACGGCAAGGAAGCCGGGAGCGGCACCGGGGACGTGACCATCAAGTTCTGCTGGTGGGGCGGTGACTCCAGACATGAGGCAACTGAGAAGGCGGTGGACGCATTTATGGCAAAGTACCCTGATATTAAGGTGGAATGCGAGTACGGCGCCTGGACCGGATGGGAAGAGAAGCAGTCTCTTGCCATTCAGGGAGGCAATGCGGCCGACGTCATGCAGATTAACTGGAACTGGATTACATCCTACAGCGGCAACGGGACCAACTTTGCAAATCTGGAGGATTACAGCGATGTCCTGGACCTGACCCAGTTTTCCCAGGACAGCCTGGACCAGTGCAAGGCAGACGGCAAGCTGATGGCGGTTCCGGTTGCCCTGACAGGACGTCTGTTCTACTGGAATAAGACTACCTTTGATGAGGTTGGATGTGAGATTCCTACGGATGAAGCTTCCCTTCTGGAGGCGGGGGCCAAGTTTAAGGCTTACAATGAAGATTATTACCCTCTGGCTATGATGGAATACGACAGGGCCATCTTCCTGGTATACTATCTGGAGAGTGTATACGGCAAACCGTGGGTTGAGAACGGTGAGCTTCAGTACACAGCCCAGGAGATTCAGGCAGGCATGGACTTCATGACAAAGCTGGAGGAGGCCCATGTGATTCCTACCATTGCCACGCTTCAGGGTGATATGGCCGATTCCTTAGATAAGAACGCAAAAGTAATCGACGGCAAATACGCTGGCGTATTTGAGTGGGACTCCGCAGTTTCCAAGGTCCAGAAGGCAATCGCGGAGAGTACCACAAAGCCGGGCCAGGAGCTGGTTATCGGGGACTTCCTTAAATTTGGTGATTACGACGGCGGCTTTACCAAGATTTCCATGGCGCTGGCAGTATCCGCAAATTCAGCGCATCCAAAGGAAGCAGCCATGCTGGTTAATTACTTATTAAATGATGATGAGGCAATTGAAATCTGCGGCACTGAGCGCGGCATTCCATGCTCCGCAGAGGGTGTAAAGATTCTGGAGGAAAAGGGAATCGGTGATAAGCTGGTTATGGAGGCCAATGCAAAGGTTCTGGCCTACTCCAAATTCCCTCTGGACCCCATGTTTGAGCATAATGACCTGAAGGCCAATCCGGACGGTGTATATTATAAGGTATTTGGAAAGCTGAGCGCAGGCGACATCACCTCCGCCGAAGCAGCAGAGGATTTGATGAAGGGTATTGACGACTGCTATAATTTCTGA
- a CDS encoding glycoside hydrolase family 88/105 protein, whose product MKILDRYIDQLIEQSTPECPVWNIEKIREGSKSTWNYIDGCMIKAIIELFLITRNHRYLDFADAFTGRFVREDGSIESYDPKEYNLDHVNAGKTLFDLYKLTGKEKYRRAMDTVYSQLKEQPRTSTGNFWHKKIYPHQIWLDGLYMAQPFYMQYEAEYNGCKNCEDSYQQFLQVYGRMRDPLNGLYYHAYDDSRQMFWCDKVTGLSENFWLRAMGWYAMALIDTMEVMPESMACQKARLNAIYKELIDAMLPYQDQATGMWYQVVNRGGIAPNYLEESGSAIFAYAIMKSVRLHYLPEEYFKYGQKAFDGICSTYLSEKDGSLQLGGICLVAGLGNTDMREGTFEYYMREPVVENEAKGIAPLILAYIETMFRCQS is encoded by the coding sequence ATGAAAATACTGGACCGTTACATCGACCAGCTGATTGAACAGAGCACCCCTGAGTGCCCTGTATGGAACATCGAAAAAATCCGGGAGGGTTCAAAATCCACCTGGAACTATATTGACGGCTGCATGATTAAGGCCATCATCGAACTCTTCCTTATAACCAGAAACCACCGGTACCTGGACTTTGCGGACGCCTTCACCGGCCGCTTTGTGAGAGAGGACGGCTCCATTGAGTCCTATGACCCAAAGGAGTATAACCTGGATCATGTAAATGCCGGCAAAACCCTGTTCGATCTTTACAAGCTGACCGGAAAAGAAAAATACAGAAGAGCTATGGATACTGTATACAGCCAGTTGAAGGAACAGCCCCGCACATCCACAGGAAACTTCTGGCATAAGAAAATTTATCCCCACCAGATATGGCTGGATGGGTTGTACATGGCCCAGCCTTTCTATATGCAGTACGAGGCAGAGTATAACGGATGTAAAAACTGCGAAGATTCGTACCAGCAGTTCCTTCAGGTATACGGGCGGATGAGAGATCCCCTCAACGGGCTCTACTACCATGCTTACGATGACTCACGCCAGATGTTCTGGTGCGACAAGGTGACCGGACTGTCGGAGAACTTCTGGCTCAGGGCTATGGGCTGGTATGCCATGGCGCTGATTGACACCATGGAAGTCATGCCCGAATCCATGGCCTGCCAGAAGGCGCGGCTGAACGCCATCTATAAGGAACTGATTGATGCCATGCTTCCCTACCAGGACCAGGCCACCGGCATGTGGTACCAGGTGGTGAACCGGGGCGGAATTGCTCCCAACTACCTGGAGGAATCCGGTTCCGCCATATTTGCCTATGCCATCATGAAAAGCGTACGGCTCCATTACCTTCCCGAGGAATATTTTAAATACGGCCAAAAGGCATTTGACGGCATATGCAGCACATACCTCTCCGAAAAAGACGGCAGTCTCCAGCTGGGCGGCATCTGCCTGGTTGCCGGGCTGGGCAACACGGACATGCGGGAGGGCACTTTTGAATATTATATGAGAGAGCCGGTGGTTGAAAACGAAGCAAAGGGAATCGCCCCCCTTATCCTGGCTTACATCGAAACCATGTTCCGCTGCCAGTCATAA
- a CDS encoding alpha/beta hydrolase, translated as MNIKHFNIMVTDQECGHARESGNPADLTAYLLDRLPHKPELLRPAVVLCPGGGYGFVSPREDQPVAMEFLAAGCQVFSLHYSVAPETFPVALMELAKAVALVKSHACEWNIDTERIMVCGFSAGGHLAACLGMMWNRDFLYGPLNMAPEDIQPKGMILCYPVITSGEFGHKRSFEQLLGGKAGDPRLRELVALELQAGPHTPRTFLWHTWTDQSVPVENSLLLAQALKKAGVSLEMHIYPSGRHGLSLATEEVSDSTGDCLVPHCQGWMELVKEWIKEKDRE; from the coding sequence ATGAATATAAAACACTTCAATATTATGGTTACGGACCAGGAATGCGGACATGCAAGGGAATCCGGAAATCCGGCGGACCTGACTGCTTATCTGTTGGATCGCCTGCCCCATAAGCCGGAGCTTCTCCGCCCGGCTGTGGTCCTGTGCCCGGGAGGCGGATACGGCTTTGTGTCCCCCAGGGAAGACCAGCCTGTGGCCATGGAATTTCTGGCAGCTGGATGCCAGGTCTTTTCCCTGCACTACAGCGTTGCCCCGGAAACCTTTCCCGTGGCCCTTATGGAACTGGCCAAAGCCGTGGCGCTTGTGAAAAGCCATGCCTGTGAATGGAACATTGATACAGAACGGATTATGGTATGCGGTTTTTCTGCAGGAGGCCATTTAGCCGCCTGCCTGGGCATGATGTGGAACCGGGACTTCCTCTACGGCCCCCTGAATATGGCCCCCGAGGACATACAGCCAAAGGGAATGATTCTATGCTATCCGGTTATCACCTCCGGCGAATTTGGACATAAACGCTCCTTTGAACAGCTTTTGGGAGGCAAGGCCGGCGATCCCAGACTCAGGGAACTGGTTGCCCTGGAACTTCAGGCAGGACCGCACACACCCAGAACCTTCCTGTGGCACACCTGGACCGACCAGTCCGTGCCTGTTGAAAACTCTCTGCTGCTGGCCCAGGCCCTGAAAAAGGCCGGCGTAAGCCTGGAAATGCACATTTATCCCAGCGGACGCCACGGACTGTCCCTGGCTACGGAGGAGGTTTCCGACAGCACCGGAGACTGCCTTGTGCCTCACTGTCAGGGCTGGATGGAACTGGTAAAAGAATGGATAAAAGAAAAGGACAGGGAATGA
- a CDS encoding DeoR/GlpR family DNA-binding transcription regulator, with product MLKEERQALILNKLHSSGKVVVSRLAVELNVSEDTIRRDLLDLDQKGQVKRVFGGAIPMERPVINFFDRETTDVELKQRLALKALDFLEKDQLVAIDGSSTNLQFAKNIPNGLKLTVLTNSYSIAHACSMKDQVDVIVLGGRLLKESMTNVGETAASQAALYHPDLCFMGVYAIHPEYGMTIPYPDEVSIKRQLIQSSRRVIALVNPIKLNTVSRYHVCGIEAFTTLITDNGVSGEMAVDYRNKGLDFL from the coding sequence ATGTTAAAAGAAGAACGGCAGGCATTAATCTTAAATAAGCTTCACTCCTCCGGCAAGGTAGTGGTCAGCAGACTGGCAGTGGAGCTGAATGTATCCGAGGATACCATCCGCCGCGATCTGCTGGATCTGGACCAGAAGGGGCAGGTCAAGCGTGTGTTCGGAGGAGCCATTCCCATGGAGCGCCCGGTCATCAATTTTTTTGACCGAGAGACAACGGATGTGGAATTAAAGCAGCGCCTGGCGCTGAAGGCACTGGACTTTCTGGAGAAGGACCAGCTGGTGGCCATTGACGGCAGCAGCACGAACCTTCAGTTTGCCAAGAACATTCCAAACGGCCTTAAGCTGACCGTGCTGACCAACAGCTATTCCATTGCCCACGCCTGTTCCATGAAGGACCAGGTGGATGTAATCGTCCTGGGAGGACGGCTGTTAAAGGAATCCATGACCAATGTGGGCGAAACCGCGGCCAGCCAGGCAGCGCTCTACCACCCGGATCTTTGCTTTATGGGCGTATATGCCATCCATCCTGAATACGGCATGACCATCCCCTACCCGGATGAGGTCAGCATAAAGAGACAGCTGATTCAGTCCTCCCGAAGGGTCATTGCCCTGGTAAATCCCATAAAGCTGAATACTGTATCCAGATACCATGTGTGCGGCATAGAGGCGTTTACCACATTAATCACGGACAACGGCGTATCCGGCGAGATGGCTGTGGACTACCGGAACAAAGGACTGGACTTTTTATAG
- the fsa gene encoding fructose-6-phosphate aldolase, translating into MKFFVDTANVEDIKKANDMGVICGVTTNPSLIAKEGRNFAEVIKEITDIVDGPISGEVKATTVDAEGMIKEGREIAAIHPNMVVKIPMTVEGLKAVKVLHAEGIKTNVTLVFTSAQALLAARAGASYVSPFLGRLDDISMPGIDLIYDITEIFQMHNIETEIIAASVRNPIHVIDCAKAGADIATVPYKVLEQMTKHPLTDQGIAKFQADYKAVFGE; encoded by the coding sequence ATGAAATTTTTTGTGGACACAGCGAATGTTGAGGATATCAAAAAAGCGAATGATATGGGTGTTATCTGCGGCGTTACCACCAATCCGTCCCTGATTGCAAAAGAGGGAAGGAACTTTGCCGAAGTCATCAAGGAAATCACCGACATCGTGGACGGACCTATCAGCGGCGAGGTTAAGGCTACCACCGTTGACGCAGAGGGCATGATTAAGGAAGGCCGTGAGATTGCAGCCATCCATCCCAACATGGTAGTTAAAATTCCTATGACAGTAGAAGGATTAAAGGCAGTTAAGGTGCTTCACGCAGAAGGTATCAAGACCAACGTTACCCTGGTATTCACATCCGCACAGGCTCTCTTAGCCGCACGGGCAGGCGCATCCTACGTATCCCCATTCCTTGGACGCCTGGATGACATCTCCATGCCGGGTATTGACCTGATTTACGACATCACCGAGATTTTCCAGATGCACAACATTGAGACTGAAATCATTGCTGCCAGCGTACGCAACCCGATTCACGTAATCGACTGCGCCAAGGCCGGCGCCGATATTGCAACCGTTCCTTACAAGGTACTGGAGCAGATGACAAAGCATCCGCTCACCGACCAGGGCATTGCCAAATTCCAGGCTGATTATAAGGCTGTGTTTGGGGAATAA
- a CDS encoding DeoR/GlpR family DNA-binding transcription regulator has translation MVPELRKEEILKSIKKRDISYIKDLAAELNISLSTVRRDVAALEQEGSVIVMRGGAVKYKAEDFDEPVVKKKLIHSEEKEIIARKAAALVEDGDCVYVDSGTTTVGMLKYLQGKRITIVSSSTELLDNLPIKNAKCILLGGEVRDDLESVLGALTEKMISDMYFDKAFIGANGYIPDGGIYTYDDREARKKVIVKDHSKVVYVLMDTSKKNKYAFSKVFDLGEAILITEEEDNR, from the coding sequence ATGGTTCCTGAGTTGAGAAAAGAAGAGATACTGAAAAGTATCAAAAAGAGGGATATTTCTTATATAAAAGACCTGGCAGCGGAATTGAACATTTCCCTGTCCACTGTGCGCAGGGATGTTGCTGCTCTGGAACAGGAAGGCAGCGTCATCGTCATGCGCGGAGGCGCGGTTAAGTATAAGGCAGAGGACTTCGACGAGCCTGTGGTAAAGAAAAAGCTGATTCACAGCGAGGAAAAGGAGATCATTGCCAGGAAGGCGGCTGCGCTGGTGGAGGACGGAGACTGCGTTTATGTGGATTCAGGCACTACCACGGTGGGGATGCTCAAATATCTCCAGGGAAAACGTATCACCATTGTCTCCAGCAGCACGGAACTGCTGGACAATCTGCCAATTAAGAACGCCAAGTGTATCCTGCTGGGAGGAGAAGTGCGGGATGATTTGGAATCCGTACTGGGCGCCCTGACGGAAAAGATGATATCCGACATGTATTTTGACAAGGCGTTCATTGGCGCCAACGGGTATATCCCGGACGGAGGCATCTACACCTATGATGACAGAGAGGCCAGGAAAAAGGTGATTGTAAAAGACCATTCCAAGGTGGTCTATGTGCTCATGGATACATCTAAGAAGAATAAGTATGCGTTTTCCAAGGTGTTTGATTTGGGGGAGGCGATTCTGATTACAGAGGAGGAAGATAACAGGTAA
- a CDS encoding ribokinase, translating to MKDCEREYICVIGSLNYDIIMKQKRMPLQGETYTADSITYSGGGKGANQAVQCAKLGIDTIMVGKVGRDTFGASLVEKLKDYGVDCSCIGRSSSPTGVGVVHALEDGTVYASIITGANFDITSREIDGLDELIRNSRIVILQLEIPTEVVEHIIRKAKQYHVYTILNAAPAKEMDLEVLKMADCLIVNETEASFYAGVEVTDGDMVRTHADRLRRLTEGTVIVTLGSKGSMLLGQEGAVAIDPVKVEHVTESTGAGDSYIGAFAYGKYKGMTDLQACRFAARAASVTVTKIGAQEAMPCLNEIN from the coding sequence GTGAAAGATTGCGAGAGAGAGTACATTTGTGTCATCGGCAGCCTTAACTACGATATCATTATGAAGCAGAAGCGGATGCCTCTTCAGGGGGAAACATACACCGCCGACAGTATAACCTACTCCGGCGGAGGAAAAGGCGCCAACCAGGCCGTGCAGTGCGCCAAGCTGGGAATCGACACCATTATGGTGGGAAAGGTGGGAAGGGATACCTTTGGCGCCAGCCTGGTGGAAAAACTGAAGGACTATGGTGTGGACTGTTCCTGCATAGGCAGGAGCAGCAGCCCCACGGGTGTGGGCGTGGTTCATGCCCTGGAGGATGGGACTGTATATGCTTCCATCATTACAGGTGCCAATTTTGATATTACATCCCGTGAAATCGACGGATTGGACGAGCTTATCAGGAACAGCAGGATTGTTATTCTCCAACTGGAGATACCTACGGAAGTGGTGGAACATATCATCCGGAAGGCCAAACAGTATCATGTATACACCATACTTAACGCTGCACCGGCCAAGGAAATGGACCTGGAGGTGCTTAAGATGGCAGACTGCCTGATTGTCAATGAGACAGAGGCATCCTTTTACGCCGGAGTTGAAGTGACGGACGGAGACATGGTAAGGACTCATGCAGACAGGCTGAGGCGGCTGACGGAGGGAACGGTTATTGTCACTCTGGGCTCTAAGGGCAGTATGCTTCTGGGGCAAGAAGGTGCGGTTGCCATTGACCCTGTAAAGGTGGAGCACGTAACAGAGAGCACAGGGGCGGGGGATTCCTATATAGGGGCATTTGCATATGGCAAATATAAGGGCATGACGGACCTTCAGGCCTGCCGATTTGCGGCCCGGGCAGCCTCAGTGACTGTGACAAAAATAGGAGCGCAGGAGGCCATGCCCTGCTTGAACGAGATTAACTAA
- a CDS encoding ABC transporter permease: protein MKNVIKKFSRELEVVAALAVIMVVFGVIQPIYFSPSNLLDILDQSVINGLLAIGMTLVIITAGIDLTVGSTLAIVIVSVGNFLVMGLNPFAAVLAGAAIGFGLGLVNGILVAKMKLQPFVATLGMMSVYRGVAYLITGGWPVLNIPQNFRDIMDGDVIGTLSSSMILFLVVTVAAYILLKHTKFGTYLYSIGSNEEATRLSGVNVDFNKIMSYAICGVCVAFAGMVMLAKLGTGEPAAGASYETNAIAAAAIGGTSLAGGKGSIIGTFLGAILLQALKVGLVVCGVDTFWQYIATGLIIVFAVYVDVIQGKLAAMRLNKKAKAE from the coding sequence ATGAAGAATGTGATAAAGAAATTTTCAAGGGAATTAGAGGTAGTTGCTGCACTGGCTGTAATCATGGTGGTATTTGGCGTCATACAGCCCATTTATTTTTCGCCGTCTAACCTGCTTGATATCCTGGACCAGTCCGTTATCAATGGTCTTCTGGCTATCGGCATGACTCTGGTCATCATCACGGCCGGAATTGACTTGACAGTTGGATCCACGCTGGCTATTGTAATCGTAAGCGTGGGTAATTTCCTGGTCATGGGACTGAACCCTTTTGCAGCCGTCCTTGCAGGCGCGGCCATTGGTTTTGGTCTGGGGCTTGTGAACGGAATCCTTGTGGCTAAGATGAAACTGCAACCCTTTGTGGCAACCCTGGGCATGATGTCCGTATACAGGGGTGTTGCCTATCTTATAACAGGGGGCTGGCCTGTACTTAATATTCCCCAGAATTTCAGGGATATCATGGATGGTGATGTAATCGGCACCCTGTCCTCGTCCATGATTCTGTTCCTGGTTGTGACAGTGGCTGCCTATATCCTGCTGAAGCACACAAAGTTTGGCACCTACCTGTATTCCATTGGCAGCAACGAGGAGGCCACCCGCCTGTCCGGCGTCAATGTGGATTTCAACAAAATAATGTCCTATGCAATCTGCGGTGTCTGTGTTGCGTTTGCCGGGATGGTCATGCTGGCAAAACTGGGAACCGGCGAACCGGCGGCCGGAGCCAGCTATGAGACCAATGCCATTGCCGCTGCGGCCATTGGGGGCACCAGCCTGGCAGGCGGTAAAGGAAGCATTATAGGCACATTCCTGGGAGCAATTCTTCTACAGGCCCTGAAGGTAGGGCTGGTGGTCTGCGGTGTGGATACATTCTGGCAGTATATTGCTACGGGCCTTATCATAGTGTTTGCGGTATATGTGGATGTAATACAGGGTAAACTGGCAGCCATGAGACTGAATAAGAAGGCAAAGGCGGAATAA